A region of the Leptospiraceae bacterium genome:
TCTGCTCATCTCCCATAAAGTACTTCCTGATATTGATTTAACAGGGCTCTATTCACCTTATTTAAAAAAAGAAACTGCTCTTTTCTTATTACAGAATGGAATCGGCATAGAAAAAAAAGTTCAGGAACTCTTTTCGGAAAATGAAATTATCAGTGGACTGGCTTTCACCTGCATCAACCGTATAAAACCCGGTTTGATTCACCATATTGACTATGGCCATATAAACATTGGTTCTTATCCACACGGAAAAACAAAGAGTTCCAAAAGACTCGCTGGACTTTTCCAAAAAACAAAAGTTCCCTGTGAATTATCTGAAGATATCCTCTTCTCACGCTGGAAAAAGCTGGTCTGGAATGCACCTTTTAACCCAATTTCAGTTTTAAGCGGAGGGATGAATACCAGAGAGATACTGAAAGACCCGGTAAGCCGTCAACTGGTGCGAGAAATCATGGAGGAAGTCTGCCTTATTGCAGAAAAAGAAGGTCATAGACAGGCCAATGAACTGATAGATAATTATCTAGACATGACCTTAAAAATGGAGCCCTATAAAACCAGTATGCTTCTGGATTATGAATCTAATCGAGAAATGGAAGTAGAAGCTATTCTCGGAAACCTTCTCGATATTGCCAGGCAGCACAATCAGAAACTTCCCCATAGTTTCAGTTTATACACCCTTCTTCGTGCTTTAAATAAAAAAAATATTGCCAACTAAAAAGCTTTTCTATATCCTTTTTCAAAAAGGATATATAGGGTGCCTGCATTAGAAAAACTCCTGATTTGCTCTCTTTCTCTCTTTGGAGGCTATTTTTTATATAAACGAAATCAATCGAGCTATAAATTCTTTTTCTTTATCGATTCATTTCTTTACGGTATCATCTTTGCTTCCTGTTTGCTTCTATTTAATTCTCTTATAGAACCCTACATCAATCTTTCTTTTCGGTATATAGGCTTTTTCCAGGCAGCACTGCCCGAAAAACTCTGTGCTTATATCTACCTTTACATATTCATAAAAAAGAAAGATATTCGGGATATTCCTGCCTTAATCAATGTCGCAATTTTTTTTGCTTCCGGTTTTGCTTTCTTAGAAAATATTATTTATGCTTATGCCATTTCTTCCTCTGTTATTTTCATGCGTCTATTTAGTTCGGTTATAGTACATATTGCCACCTGTAGCCTGATTGCTTACTTCATGGGCCAGTACCATCTACATTCCTTTAAAGCAGAGCGAATCTTATATCTTCTCCTCGCTTTTTTCATTCCTTTTTTCTTTCACGCAGCTTACGATACACTTTTAATTTCGGGAGGAAATTCCACTTATCTCATCGCTCTTGAACTGGCAGGTTTAATTGTATTAATAGAATATACAATTGCTCATTCTCATTATTTTCCAAGCCGGGATGAACTCCTTCA
Encoded here:
- a CDS encoding 2-dehydropantoate 2-reductase, which translates into the protein MNIKILVIGSGAVGSFYGGILNRLDNCNVSVLCRSDYSHIRQYGIDIKSPWGDFHFQPEHVLQEGEGKHLSFDYLLISHKVLPDIDLTGLYSPYLKKETALFLLQNGIGIEKKVQELFSENEIISGLAFTCINRIKPGLIHHIDYGHINIGSYPHGKTKSSKRLAGLFQKTKVPCELSEDILFSRWKKLVWNAPFNPISVLSGGMNTREILKDPVSRQLVREIMEEVCLIAEKEGHRQANELIDNYLDMTLKMEPYKTSMLLDYESNREMEVEAILGNLLDIARQHNQKLPHSFSLYTLLRALNKKNIAN